In a single window of the uncultured Fretibacterium sp. genome:
- a CDS encoding glycosyltransferase family 39 protein, which yields MESAFPSRWGETVSLTSFCFRHRAALLIALILGYLYLRGIGDHGLLDPLEGVHASIGANAAFQGSSLRPEIGKAPYLGKSTGFWRLEALSLDILGWDEFSVRFWPALAGLGMAAAAALAVRRGRVRGARLAAVICGTSLLGFTASQLAAPHALYACLVSFALVGFVRAWDDRHYAVLAHAAAALAFIVHGPEGILLPWLCLYL from the coding sequence ATGGAGTCGGCGTTTCCGTCCCGATGGGGTGAGACCGTGTCCCTGACATCCTTCTGTTTCCGGCATCGGGCCGCGTTGCTGATCGCCTTGATTCTTGGCTACCTCTACCTCCGAGGCATCGGCGATCATGGGCTTCTGGATCCCCTTGAGGGGGTCCACGCCTCCATCGGGGCGAACGCAGCCTTCCAAGGCTCCTCCCTGCGGCCCGAAATCGGGAAAGCCCCCTACCTTGGAAAGTCCACGGGTTTCTGGCGACTCGAGGCCCTGTCCCTGGACATCCTGGGGTGGGACGAGTTTTCCGTCCGCTTCTGGCCGGCGCTAGCCGGACTCGGCATGGCAGCCGCGGCAGCCCTGGCAGTCCGGCGGGGCCGGGTTCGCGGGGCGCGTCTGGCGGCCGTGATCTGTGGGACCTCCCTGTTGGGGTTCACCGCCTCCCAACTGGCGGCCCCGCACGCCCTTTACGCCTGTCTCGTCTCGTTCGCCCTGGTGGGGTTCGTCAGGGCGTGGGACGACCGACACTACGCCGTCCTGGCCCATGCCGCCGCGGCATTGGCCTTCATCGTCCACGGCCCGGAGGGCATCCTTCTGCCGTGGCTCTGCCTTTACCT